A part of bacterium genomic DNA contains:
- a CDS encoding enoyl-CoA hydratase-related protein, producing the protein MAHLLCETENGVATLTLNRPGVRNAVDAEIMDGLSEQADRLAAEGSLRAVLLTGAGEEAFCAGGDLKWLRSFDTPEKGAAMSRRMQDILRRLAHLPVPLICVLNGYALGGGAEITLACDIRVMESHAWIAFRQARIALMTGWGGGGRLIRLIGHAKAMELLAAAPEIRAEEAKRIGLVNTVVPKGEGLAEARRMAAGIAQAPAPAIRAIKKYFLSLDAAFLADASEKETEIFSTLWNSASHDEAIRAFIEKRAPEFKK; encoded by the coding sequence ATGGCCCACCTGCTTTGCGAGACCGAAAACGGCGTCGCCACCCTCACCCTCAACCGCCCCGGCGTGCGCAACGCGGTGGACGCGGAAATCATGGACGGCCTCTCCGAGCAAGCGGACCGCCTCGCGGCGGAGGGTTCGCTGCGCGCGGTTCTTCTGACCGGCGCGGGGGAGGAGGCCTTCTGCGCGGGGGGCGACCTGAAGTGGCTCCGCTCCTTCGACACCCCCGAAAAGGGCGCGGCCATGAGCCGCCGGATGCAGGACATCCTCCGCCGCCTCGCGCACCTTCCCGTCCCCCTCATCTGCGTGCTGAACGGCTACGCCCTCGGCGGCGGGGCCGAGATCACCCTCGCCTGCGACATCCGCGTCATGGAGTCCCACGCCTGGATCGCCTTCCGGCAGGCGCGCATCGCCCTCATGACGGGCTGGGGCGGCGGCGGGCGGCTGATCCGGCTGATCGGCCACGCCAAGGCGATGGAACTACTGGCGGCGGCCCCCGAGATCCGGGCGGAGGAGGCAAAGCGGATCGGCCTCGTCAACACGGTGGTCCCGAAGGGAGAGGGGCTGGCGGAGGCCCGGCGGATGGCGGCGGGGATCGCCCAGGCCCCCGCCCCCGCCATCCGCGCCATCAAGAAGTATTTTCTCTCTCTGGACGCGGCGTTTCTGGCGGATGCCAGTGAGAAGGAAACCGAGATCTTCTCCACCCTCTGGAACTCGGCGAGTCACGATGAGGCCATCCGCGCCTTCATCGAAAAGCGCGCGCCCGAATTTAAGAAGTAG